In Nitrobacteraceae bacterium AZCC 1564, the following proteins share a genomic window:
- a CDS encoding hypothetical protein (product_source=Hypo-rule applied), with amino-acid sequence MSVAANEFAGADIVENAVGGYMIERVFLVDPRRLAANDHRKFGLVGDTSDSLRQNDRLPWPDHRPTVLHEQHRLSRWRHPTLRQRVVIIMGKAENASGMRNRRHQSNTGDRKPRGRRHPVRCDSPHDVR; translated from the coding sequence ATGTCCGTCGCTGCGAATGAGTTCGCTGGCGCTGACATCGTTGAAAACGCCGTAGGCGGCTACATGATCGAGCGCGTGTTTCTTGTCGATCCCCGACGCCTTGCGGCCAATGATCACCGCAAGTTCGGCCTCGTAGGTGACACCTCCGATTCCCTGCGGCAAAACGATCGCCTGCCCTGGCCCGATCACCGTCCCACTGTGCTTCATGAACAGCACAGGCTCAGCCGGTGGCGGCATCCCACGCTCCGCCAGCGCGTCGTGATAATTATGGGCAAAGCCGAAAATGCGTCTGGGATGCGGAATCGGCGCCATCAAAGCAACACCGGCGATCGGAAGCCGCGCGGACGGCGCCACCCCGTGCGCTGTGATAGTCCGCACGACGTCCGCTAG
- a CDS encoding thiaminase/transcriptional activator TenA (product_source=KO:K03707; cath_funfam=1.20.910.10; cog=COG0819; ko=KO:K03707; pfam=PF03070; superfamily=48613; tigrfam=TIGR04306), translating to MSFFDRLKAEASVEWKAYTEHAFTNGLADGSLAEAAFRRYLVQDYLFLIEFARAYALAVYKAPKLADMREAAAGLSSILDVEMDLHVKLCAGWGLSPGDLEQTPPAVETLAYTRYVLDTGMRGDLLALKVALAPCVIGYAEIATRLASRPDAYASTNPYRVWIAEYAGAPYQEVAMKARAHLERLADLYATPAREAELIAIFKEATRLEADFWEMGWRAGQRHV from the coding sequence ATGAGTTTTTTCGATCGCCTAAAGGCAGAAGCCTCCGTCGAGTGGAAGGCGTACACCGAACATGCCTTCACGAACGGGTTGGCGGATGGGTCGCTCGCCGAAGCCGCGTTTCGTCGATACCTCGTTCAGGACTACCTCTTCCTCATCGAGTTTGCGCGCGCCTACGCGCTTGCCGTCTACAAGGCGCCGAAGCTCGCGGACATGCGCGAAGCCGCAGCCGGCCTCTCGTCCATTCTTGACGTTGAAATGGATCTGCATGTGAAGCTCTGCGCCGGCTGGGGCTTGTCGCCCGGTGACCTTGAGCAAACCCCTCCGGCGGTCGAAACGTTGGCCTATACACGCTATGTGCTCGACACGGGCATGCGCGGTGATCTACTGGCGCTCAAAGTGGCGCTTGCGCCCTGCGTCATTGGCTACGCGGAAATCGCCACGCGGCTTGCTTCGCGGCCAGATGCGTATGCGTCGACGAACCCGTATCGCGTCTGGATCGCCGAGTATGCCGGGGCGCCGTACCAGGAGGTGGCGATGAAAGCGCGGGCGCACCTGGAGAGGCTCGCCGATCTCTACGCCACGCCGGCCCGCGAGGCAGAGCTGATCGCGATATTCAAAGAAGCTACCCGGCTTGAGGCCGACTTCTGGGAAATGGGCTGGCGTGCGGGCCAGCGCCACGTCTGA
- a CDS encoding DeoR family fructose operon transcriptional repressor (product_source=KO:K03436; cath_funfam=1.10.10.10,3.40.50.1360; cog=COG1349; ko=KO:K03436; pfam=PF00455,PF08220; smart=SM00420,SM01134; superfamily=100950,46785) produces the protein MSMRSKERHARLLEALNAGEIDVDDLARRFRVSASTVRRDLQHLSKNNVVRRTYGGAILTGHVTEATLEQRLAVQGKQKQAIARAAIDLIEDGDTLILDAGSTVAAFGRLLQQRRLRIITNNLALLPFLAKAPTIELVVLGGALRATSMSTMGPLAQEALRRMTADRAIMSADGVVNGRGLCEADLEQVALKSLMMQQSKEVVVLADASKLGRSEQTAWAPLPPRWTLVTDVGASLEECNRLAEAGARVVVAGAR, from the coding sequence GTCGATGCGCAGCAAGGAGCGTCACGCTCGTCTCTTGGAAGCGTTGAATGCGGGCGAGATCGATGTCGACGATCTCGCGCGGCGTTTCCGCGTGTCGGCCTCCACTGTGCGGCGTGACCTGCAGCATCTCTCCAAGAACAACGTCGTGCGCCGCACGTATGGCGGCGCCATTCTCACCGGCCATGTGACGGAAGCCACTCTCGAGCAGCGCCTTGCGGTGCAGGGCAAGCAGAAGCAGGCGATTGCGCGTGCGGCGATTGATCTGATCGAAGATGGTGACACGCTGATCCTTGATGCTGGTTCGACGGTGGCCGCCTTCGGACGATTGCTGCAGCAGCGGCGGCTGCGCATCATCACCAACAATCTCGCGCTGCTGCCTTTTCTCGCCAAGGCACCGACGATCGAGCTCGTAGTATTAGGCGGCGCGCTACGCGCCACCAGCATGAGCACCATGGGGCCGCTCGCCCAGGAAGCGTTGCGGCGCATGACTGCCGACCGCGCCATCATGAGCGCGGATGGCGTGGTCAATGGCCGTGGCCTGTGCGAGGCGGATCTTGAGCAGGTCGCATTGAAGTCGCTGATGATGCAGCAATCAAAAGAAGTCGTCGTGCTGGCCGACGCCAGCAAGCTCGGCCGTTCTGAGCAAACCGCCTGGGCGCCGCTGCCGCCACGCTGGACGCTCGTGACCGATGTCGGCGCATCGCTGGAGGAGTGCAATCGTCTTGCGGAGGCAGGCGCGCGCGTGGTCGTGGCCGGCGCTCGCTGA
- a CDS encoding tripartite-type tricarboxylate transporter receptor subunit TctC (product_source=COG3181; cog=COG3181; pfam=PF03401; superfamily=53850) — protein MRHILTLIAAGFLILSPVSQSLSESSYPQREVTFVIPWNAGGSNDVAARALEPLLREQGIKVIIENVVGATGIIGMRRVASAAPDGYTIGMGTSSTLAMIAQGKTPLKNEQFTNIARVSTDPLMLLVPTGSPHKTLEDFLGYMKKKPDQVSIGTPGSYNLNHIFALMNGSRPITRGASCVSMNAFATADGP, from the coding sequence ATGCGACACATTCTGACGTTGATCGCGGCAGGCTTTCTAATTTTATCCCCGGTAAGTCAGTCACTTAGCGAATCTTCGTATCCGCAGCGGGAAGTGACCTTCGTCATCCCATGGAATGCGGGTGGATCCAACGATGTGGCGGCCCGAGCGCTTGAGCCGCTGCTGCGCGAACAGGGCATCAAGGTCATCATCGAGAACGTTGTCGGCGCCACAGGCATCATCGGTATGCGCCGCGTGGCATCGGCAGCTCCCGATGGCTACACCATCGGCATGGGCACGAGTTCGACGCTCGCCATGATCGCGCAGGGCAAGACGCCGCTGAAGAACGAGCAGTTCACGAACATCGCGCGTGTTTCCACTGATCCGCTGATGCTACTTGTGCCAACTGGAAGCCCGCACAAGACGCTCGAAGATTTCCTCGGTTATATGAAGAAGAAGCCCGACCAGGTGTCGATCGGCACGCCGGGCTCTTACAACCTCAACCACATCTTCGCGCTGATGAACGGGTCCCGGCCAATCACGCGGGGGGCGAGTTGTGTTTCTATGAATGCCTTCGCCACGGCCGACGGGCCATAA
- a CDS encoding DNA-binding GntR family transcriptional regulator (product_source=COG1802; cath_funfam=1.10.10.10,1.20.120.530; cog=COG1802; pfam=PF00392,PF07729; smart=SM00345,SM00895; superfamily=46785,48008), which translates to MSGNQRRALTPIEREPLWDLAHTQLREALLAGRFEPGAILSLRSLAEDFGTSITPVRDAVTRLIAQGVLQLGPRNAAIVPSLTASELRHLTIVRCALEGRAAREAATHRDEAKLRQLETRLATMHALIADRKLESYLAHHRKFHFEIYAMSRVPLLVETIENMWLRCGPALSFVIPEYVLSLKGSDHHTAALKALSDGNPDVAEAEIVADITEAANYLEGLADSTGRLKSPGQ; encoded by the coding sequence ATGTCAGGGAATCAGCGAAGGGCACTAACGCCGATCGAGCGAGAGCCGCTGTGGGACCTCGCGCACACGCAGTTGCGGGAGGCACTTCTTGCGGGCCGTTTTGAACCGGGTGCGATCCTGAGCTTACGATCTCTCGCGGAAGACTTCGGCACATCGATCACGCCGGTGCGGGATGCGGTGACCCGGCTGATCGCGCAGGGCGTGCTTCAGCTCGGACCGCGCAACGCGGCGATCGTCCCCAGTCTCACCGCCAGTGAACTGAGACATCTCACCATTGTCCGATGCGCGCTGGAAGGCCGCGCCGCGCGTGAAGCTGCCACGCACCGCGATGAGGCAAAGCTCCGACAACTGGAAACGCGGCTTGCGACCATGCATGCGCTCATTGCCGACAGAAAGCTTGAGAGTTATCTCGCGCATCACCGCAAATTCCATTTTGAGATTTACGCGATGTCCCGGGTCCCACTTCTCGTCGAGACGATCGAGAACATGTGGCTACGCTGCGGACCTGCACTGTCATTCGTCATTCCGGAATACGTGCTGTCGCTAAAAGGCTCGGACCATCACACAGCCGCGCTAAAGGCACTCAGTGATGGCAATCCGGATGTCGCAGAAGCTGAAATCGTCGCGGACATCACCGAGGCCGCGAATTATCTCGAAGGATTGGCAGATTCCACGGGAAGGCTAAAGTCCCCGGGACAGTAA
- a CDS encoding hypothetical protein (product_source=Hypo-rule applied; cleavage_site_network=SignalP-noTM): MRKLIVATMVLTLSGLSPALARGGMHGGGTLGGMHGGGMLGAGMHHSMGLGLANPANPTVPPSLTPDPRLIGSAPLPPHQQPTPSAAGTLNENLYNPTPDEAALDKKIGSICKGC; this comes from the coding sequence ATGCGAAAATTAATCGTGGCAACCATGGTTTTGACGCTGTCCGGACTGTCACCGGCTCTTGCGCGGGGTGGCATGCACGGCGGCGGCACGCTCGGCGGTATGCACGGGGGCGGCATGCTGGGCGCCGGTATGCACCACTCGATGGGTCTCGGTTTGGCGAATCCAGCCAACCCAACGGTCCCGCCATCACTGACGCCGGATCCTCGCCTGATCGGCAGCGCGCCGCTCCCTCCGCATCAGCAGCCAACACCGTCCGCAGCGGGGACGCTTAACGAAAATTTGTACAACCCAACTCCGGACGAAGCGGCGCTTGATAAAAAGATCGGAAGCATCTGCAAAGGCTGCTGA
- a CDS encoding hypothetical protein (product_source=Hypo-rule applied) — protein MTGLIRLPSPSTHVHTVPTRLKPRRWLLHRCDAGRRSRCNHISGFERSALGEVRNERRDIEQHVARRSILQNFSIDIQSDTQCVGIWHLIA, from the coding sequence ATGACAGGGTTGATCAGGTTGCCGAGCCCTTCGACCCATGTGCACACCGTGCCTACCCGGCTGAAGCCACGTCGGTGGCTTCTGCACCGGTGCGACGCCGGCAGGCGTTCCCGTTGCAATCACATCTCCGGGTTCGAGCGTTCCGCGCTGGGAGAGGTACGCAATGAGCGCCGCGATATCGAACAGCATGTCGCGCGTCGATCCATCCTGCAGAACTTTTCCATCGACATTCAATCCGACACGCAGTGCGTGGGGATCTGGCACCTCATCGCTTGA
- a CDS encoding L-alanine-DL-glutamate epimerase-like enolase superfamily enzyme (product_source=COG4948; cog=COG4948; superfamily=51604) translates to MPPMLEFEQEENPFRDHLALEPIRQVNGKVAVPGGAGLGIEVDRAVIDRYRVS, encoded by the coding sequence ATGCCCCCAATGCTCGAGTTCGAGCAGGAGGAAAACCCGTTCCGCGATCATCTGGCACTCGAACCGATCCGTCAGGTCAACGGCAAGGTCGCCGTGCCTGGCGGGGCCGGCCTTGGCATCGAGGTCGATCGCGCTGTCATCGACCGATATCGCGTGTCTTGA